A section of the Streptomyces xinghaiensis S187 genome encodes:
- a CDS encoding serine/threonine-protein kinase, which yields MRPVGSKYLLEEPLGRGATGTVWRARQRETAGAEAAVAGHPGEAVAIKVLKEELAHDPDVVMRFLRERSVLLRLTHPNIVRTRDLVVEGDLLALVMDLIDGPDLFRYLRQNGPFTPVATALLTAQIADALAASHTDGVVHRDLKPANVLLATGPSGEMHPMLTDFGIARLADSPGLTRTHEFVGTPAYVAPESAEGRPQTSAVDIYGCGILLYELVTGRPPFAGETALEVLQKHLSEEPRRPTTVPEPLWTVIEHCLRKNPDERPSAVNLARGLRTVAAGVGVHANPAQAEAALGVAALLAPDPAPAPVPGTTAGHGAGAAGGGDADPTQVLPSGASAYDPNAQTAFLPAGGGPGGPDHAGATRAMPPVPPGPPGAGDGQDGEHPWQTQMRAARDRNEQTQVQYLDPDEDPLRRRPQRRPAPQQQQQPAPYAPPPQPQQQPRPQPRREPRRRQEPQPQRYAPPAPAPRREPRPRGANPMRIPGLGCLKGCLFTIAVFILAGWLVWEFTPVQSWVAEGKSFWQATTDGIGQVVDWISELGQASEQLPDTSDIKAPDIDPGAGQ from the coding sequence GTGCGGCCGGTAGGCAGTAAGTATCTGCTCGAAGAGCCGCTCGGCCGCGGGGCCACCGGCACCGTCTGGCGGGCCCGGCAGCGCGAGACGGCGGGTGCGGAGGCGGCGGTGGCCGGGCATCCCGGCGAGGCCGTCGCGATCAAGGTCCTCAAGGAGGAGCTGGCGCACGACCCCGATGTCGTGATGCGCTTCCTGCGCGAGCGGTCGGTCCTGCTCCGGCTCACCCACCCCAACATCGTCCGCACCCGCGACCTCGTCGTCGAGGGCGATCTGCTGGCCCTCGTCATGGACCTGATCGACGGCCCGGACCTCTTCCGCTATCTGCGCCAGAACGGCCCGTTCACGCCGGTCGCCACCGCCCTGCTGACCGCGCAGATCGCCGACGCGCTCGCCGCCAGCCACACCGACGGCGTCGTCCACCGCGACCTCAAGCCCGCCAACGTCCTGCTGGCGACCGGTCCGAGCGGCGAGATGCACCCGATGCTCACCGACTTCGGCATCGCCCGGCTCGCGGACTCGCCCGGTCTCACCCGCACCCACGAGTTCGTCGGCACCCCCGCCTACGTCGCGCCGGAGTCCGCCGAGGGCCGCCCGCAGACCTCCGCCGTCGACATCTACGGCTGCGGCATCCTCCTCTACGAACTGGTCACCGGCCGCCCGCCGTTCGCGGGGGAGACGGCCCTGGAGGTGCTGCAGAAGCACCTCAGCGAGGAGCCGCGCCGCCCCACCACCGTCCCCGAACCGCTCTGGACGGTCATCGAGCACTGCCTGCGGAAGAACCCGGACGAGCGGCCCAGCGCCGTCAACCTCGCCCGCGGCCTCCGCACGGTCGCCGCGGGCGTCGGCGTGCACGCCAACCCGGCCCAGGCCGAGGCGGCCCTCGGCGTCGCCGCGCTGCTCGCGCCCGACCCGGCGCCCGCGCCCGTCCCCGGCACCACCGCCGGCCACGGTGCTGGAGCCGCCGGCGGCGGGGACGCCGACCCGACGCAGGTGCTGCCCTCCGGCGCGAGCGCGTACGACCCCAACGCGCAGACGGCCTTCCTGCCCGCCGGCGGCGGGCCCGGCGGCCCGGACCACGCCGGCGCCACCCGCGCGATGCCCCCGGTGCCGCCGGGGCCGCCCGGCGCGGGGGACGGCCAGGACGGCGAGCACCCCTGGCAGACCCAGATGCGCGCGGCCCGCGACCGCAACGAGCAGACCCAGGTCCAGTACCTCGATCCGGACGAGGACCCGCTCCGCCGCCGCCCGCAGCGCCGCCCGGCACCGCAGCAACAGCAGCAGCCGGCTCCCTACGCGCCGCCCCCGCAACCGCAGCAGCAGCCCCGGCCCCAGCCGCGCCGGGAGCCCCGCCGCCGGCAGGAACCGCAGCCCCAGCGGTACGCCCCGCCGGCCCCCGCGCCGCGCCGGGAGCCGCGCCCGCGTGGCGCCAACCCGATGCGGATCCCCGGGCTCGGCTGCCTCAAGGGCTGCCTCTTCACCATCGCGGTCTTCATCCTGGCGGGATGGCTCGTCTGGGAGTTCACCCCGGTCCAGAGCTGGGTCGCGGAGGGCAAGAGCTTCTGGCAGGCGACGACCGACGGCATCGGCCAGGTCGTCGACTGGATCTCGGAACTCGGCCAGGCGTCCGAACAGCTCCCGGACACCTCCGACATCAAGGCCCCCGACATCGACCCGGGCGCCGGCCAGTGA
- the prfB gene encoding peptide chain release factor 2 has translation MAVVDVSEELKSLSSTMESIEAVLDLDRMRADIAELEEQAAAQDLWDDVENAQKVTSKLSYLQGQLRRAEELRGRIDDLSVLFELAESEDDADTREEAESELRSVRKAVEEMEVRTLLSGEYDAREALVNIRAEAGGVDAADFAEQLQRMYLRWAERHGYKTEVYETSYAEEAGIKSTTFAVQTPYAYGTLSVEQGTHRLVRISPFDNQGRRQTSFAGVEVLPVVEQTDHIDIDESDLRVDVYRSSGPGGQGVNTTDSAVRLTHIPTGIVVSCQNERSQIQNKASAMNVLQAKLLERRRQEEQAKMDALKGEGSGSWGNQMRSYVLHPYQMVKDLRTEYEVGNPQAVLDGDIDGFLESGIRWRKQREK, from the coding sequence GTGGCAGTCGTCGATGTATCCGAAGAGCTGAAGTCCCTCTCCTCGACCATGGAGTCGATCGAGGCCGTCCTGGACCTCGACCGGATGAGGGCCGATATCGCCGAGCTGGAGGAGCAGGCGGCGGCGCAGGACCTCTGGGACGACGTCGAGAACGCGCAGAAGGTCACCAGCAAGCTGTCCTATCTGCAGGGCCAGCTCCGCCGGGCCGAGGAACTCCGCGGCCGGATCGACGACCTCTCCGTCCTCTTCGAGCTGGCCGAGTCGGAGGACGACGCGGACACCCGCGAGGAGGCCGAGAGCGAACTCCGCTCGGTCCGCAAGGCCGTCGAGGAGATGGAGGTCCGCACCCTCCTGTCCGGCGAGTACGACGCCCGTGAGGCGCTGGTCAACATCCGCGCCGAGGCCGGTGGCGTGGACGCCGCCGACTTCGCCGAGCAGTTGCAGCGGATGTATCTGCGCTGGGCCGAGCGGCACGGCTACAAGACCGAGGTCTACGAGACGTCCTACGCCGAAGAGGCCGGGATCAAGTCGACGACCTTCGCCGTCCAGACCCCGTACGCCTACGGCACCCTCTCGGTCGAGCAGGGCACGCACCGCCTGGTGCGCATCTCGCCGTTCGACAACCAGGGCCGCCGGCAGACCTCCTTCGCGGGGGTCGAGGTGCTCCCGGTGGTCGAGCAGACCGACCACATCGACATCGACGAGTCCGACCTGCGCGTCGACGTCTACCGTTCCTCCGGGCCCGGTGGCCAGGGCGTCAACACGACCGACTCCGCGGTCCGGCTGACCCACATCCCGACCGGGATCGTCGTCTCCTGCCAGAACGAGCGCTCGCAGATCCAGAACAAGGCCAGCGCCATGAACGTCCTCCAGGCGAAGCTGCTGGAACGCCGCCGGCAGGAGGAGCAGGCCAAGATGGACGCGCTCAAGGGTGAGGGTTCGGGCTCCTGGGGCAACCAGATGCGCTCCTACGTGCTGCACCCGTACCAGATGGTCAAGGACCTGCGCACGGAGTACGAGGTCGGCAACCCGCAGGCCGTCCTCGACGGCGACATCGACGGCTTCCTGGAGTCCGGCATCCGCTGGCGCAAGCAGCGCGAGAAGTAG
- a CDS encoding S41 family peptidase, with product MSGSSMFVPPRRLRRGAALTLVLGSVLVTGGVSGIWQDDTREHVSVRADSVAGTAGEGPDEAAVAEAAAAAMAAGESGTDAAEEVVSRSGDRWSAVYSAGEYEGLRQSLDGWYVGVGIWVRHDAEGRIEVARALPGSPADRAGIRPGDGLRAIDGEKTGGQPVTEVVALLRGDDRGAGEGTSVELDLERGERRWRETLTRTRLAAESVTARTAADGTTLIEVGSFTKGSGEEVVRAVRKARDGAGVLLDLRGNPGGLVGEAVTAASAFLDGGLVATYDVHGEQRALHAEEGGAGSGVPLVVLVDGGTMSSAELLAGALQDRGRAVVVGTETFGKGSVQMPEELPDGSVAELTVGHYRTPSGRSVDGEGITPDLVAREGAEERARTVLTGLAGGS from the coding sequence ATGTCGGGCTCGTCGATGTTCGTCCCGCCCCGCCGCCTCCGCCGCGGGGCCGCCCTGACCTTGGTCCTCGGCAGTGTCCTCGTCACCGGCGGCGTCTCCGGCATCTGGCAGGACGACACCCGGGAGCACGTGTCCGTACGGGCCGATTCGGTCGCCGGCACGGCCGGTGAGGGGCCCGACGAGGCCGCCGTCGCCGAGGCGGCGGCCGCGGCCATGGCCGCGGGCGAGTCCGGGACCGACGCCGCCGAGGAGGTCGTCAGCCGCAGCGGCGACCGCTGGTCGGCCGTCTACAGCGCCGGGGAGTACGAGGGCCTGCGGCAGAGCCTGGACGGCTGGTACGTCGGAGTCGGCATCTGGGTGCGGCACGACGCCGAGGGACGGATCGAGGTGGCGCGGGCCCTGCCCGGCAGCCCCGCCGACCGCGCCGGCATCAGACCCGGCGACGGGCTCCGCGCCATCGACGGCGAGAAGACCGGCGGGCAGCCCGTCACCGAGGTCGTCGCCCTGCTCCGCGGCGACGACCGGGGCGCCGGGGAGGGCACCTCCGTCGAACTGGACCTGGAGCGCGGCGAACGCCGCTGGCGGGAGACCCTGACCCGGACCAGACTGGCCGCGGAGAGCGTCACCGCCCGGACCGCGGCGGACGGCACGACCCTGATCGAGGTCGGCTCCTTCACCAAGGGATCCGGCGAGGAGGTCGTCCGCGCGGTGCGGAAGGCCCGCGACGGCGCGGGTGTGCTGCTCGACCTGCGGGGCAACCCCGGCGGACTGGTCGGCGAGGCGGTGACCGCGGCCTCCGCCTTCCTCGACGGCGGCCTCGTCGCCACCTACGACGTGCACGGGGAGCAGCGGGCCCTGCACGCGGAGGAGGGCGGCGCCGGCAGCGGGGTGCCGCTGGTCGTCCTGGTGGACGGCGGCACCATGAGCTCGGCCGAGCTGCTGGCCGGCGCGCTGCAGGACCGGGGCCGGGCGGTCGTCGTCGGGACGGAGACCTTCGGCAAGGGCTCCGTGCAGATGCCCGAGGAGCTGCCGGACGGCTCGGTGGCCGAGCTGACCGTGGGCCACTACCGCACCCCCTCCGGGCGGTCCGTGGACGGCGAGGGGATCACCCCCGACCTGGTGGCCCGGGAGGGCGCCGAGGAGCGGGCCCGGACGGTATTGACTGGCCTCGCGGGTGGCTCGTAG
- the ftsX gene encoding permease-like cell division protein FtsX — protein MRAQFVLSEISVGLRRNLTMTFAVIVSVALSLGLFGASLLMRDQVDTMKGYWYDKVNVSIFLCNKNDAESDPNCAKGAVTADQKKEIEAELQRMPVVDTVHHESSDQAYKHYKEQFGDSPLASSLTPDQMQESYRVKLKDPEKYQVIKSAFSARPGVQAVEDQRDVLDNLFNLLNGMNIAALVVMALMLIVALMLIVNTVRVSAFSRRRETGIMRLVGASSFYIQMPFIMEAAIAGLIGAVFACVLLVFGKFFLVNNWLAERIDLINFIGWDVVLAKLPLVLAIGLLMPAIAAFFALRKYLKV, from the coding sequence ATGCGCGCCCAGTTCGTCCTGTCGGAGATCAGCGTCGGTCTCCGTCGCAATCTCACGATGACCTTCGCCGTCATCGTCTCCGTCGCCCTCTCGCTCGGCCTGTTCGGCGCCTCCCTGCTCATGCGGGACCAGGTCGACACGATGAAGGGCTACTGGTACGACAAGGTCAACGTCTCGATCTTCCTCTGCAACAAGAACGACGCGGAGAGCGACCCGAACTGCGCCAAGGGCGCGGTCACGGCGGACCAGAAGAAGGAGATCGAGGCCGAGCTGCAGAGGATGCCGGTCGTCGACACCGTCCACCACGAGTCGAGCGACCAGGCGTACAAGCACTACAAGGAGCAGTTCGGCGACTCCCCGCTGGCCTCCTCGCTCACCCCGGACCAGATGCAGGAGTCGTACCGGGTCAAGCTGAAGGACCCGGAGAAGTACCAGGTCATCAAGAGCGCCTTCTCGGCCCGTCCCGGTGTGCAGGCGGTGGAGGACCAACGGGATGTGCTCGACAACCTCTTCAATCTGCTGAACGGCATGAACATCGCGGCACTCGTCGTGATGGCGCTGATGCTGATCGTGGCGCTGATGCTGATCGTCAACACGGTGCGGGTCTCGGCGTTCAGCCGGCGCCGGGAGACCGGCATCATGCGGCTGGTCGGGGCGTCGAGCTTCTACATCCAGATGCCGTTCATCATGGAGGCCGCCATCGCGGGCCTCATCGGCGCCGTCTTCGCCTGCGTGCTGCTGGTGTTCGGGAAGTTCTTCCTCGTCAACAACTGGCTGGCGGAGCGGATCGACCTCATCAACTTCATCGGCTGGGACGTGGTGCTCGCCAAGCTGCCGCTGGTGCTGGCGATCGGCCTTCTCATGCCCGCGATCGCCGCTTTCTTCGCTCTGCGCAAGTACCTCAAGGTGTGA
- a CDS encoding serine/threonine-protein kinase codes for MARKIGSRYTVHQILGRGSAGTVWLGEGPEGPVAVKLLREDLASDEDLVERFVQERTALLGLDHPRIVGVRDLVVDGNDLALVMDLVRGTDLRTRLERERRLAPEAAVAIAADVADALAAAHAAGIAHRDVKPENILLDMEGPLGPGGAHPALLTDFGVARLVDSPARTRALRSGAGAAPGPRTAQGPRAGQAGAARNIIGTPDYLAPEIVEGLPPRASVDIYALATVLYELLAGFTPFGGGHPGAVLRRHVTETVAPLPGIPDELWQLLVQCLAKSPASRLRAAELAGRLRELLPGLAGLPPLDVDEPDGERAGDDPGEEGGEPFRSIPEQPRRGAVPLVYGSAPDSGRDTHTSMRVPTEDELAGGAHGTARVPRRPGEPRPGSARRRAEALRRRRIRLGVVVAGLVAVAGLGGWLAASADGAVTGDGPRPAGGGGTEHSAPRAPAPGGPAVPAGAAPATGAP; via the coding sequence TTGGCACGCAAGATCGGTAGCCGGTACACCGTCCACCAGATCCTCGGGCGGGGGTCCGCCGGGACGGTGTGGCTGGGCGAGGGGCCCGAGGGCCCGGTCGCCGTCAAACTCCTGCGCGAGGACCTCGCCTCGGACGAGGACCTCGTCGAACGCTTCGTCCAGGAGCGCACCGCGCTCCTCGGTCTCGACCACCCCCGGATCGTCGGCGTCCGCGACCTCGTCGTCGACGGCAACGACCTGGCCCTCGTCATGGACCTGGTGCGCGGCACCGATCTGCGCACCCGCCTCGAACGGGAGCGCCGGCTGGCCCCGGAGGCCGCCGTCGCCATCGCCGCCGACGTGGCCGACGCCCTCGCCGCCGCGCACGCCGCGGGCATCGCGCACCGCGACGTCAAGCCGGAGAACATCCTGCTCGACATGGAGGGCCCGCTCGGCCCGGGCGGTGCCCACCCGGCGCTGCTGACCGACTTCGGCGTCGCCCGGCTCGTCGACTCCCCGGCCCGCACCCGCGCCCTGCGCTCCGGCGCCGGAGCCGCACCGGGCCCCCGCACCGCCCAGGGACCCCGCGCCGGGCAGGCCGGCGCGGCGCGGAACATCATCGGCACCCCCGACTACCTCGCCCCGGAGATCGTCGAGGGCCTGCCGCCCCGCGCGTCCGTCGACATCTACGCCCTGGCGACCGTCCTGTACGAACTGCTGGCCGGTTTCACCCCGTTCGGCGGCGGCCACCCCGGGGCCGTGCTGCGGCGCCACGTGACCGAGACGGTGGCCCCGCTGCCCGGCATCCCCGACGAGCTGTGGCAGCTGCTCGTCCAGTGCCTGGCCAAGTCGCCCGCCTCCCGGCTGCGCGCGGCCGAGCTCGCGGGCCGGCTCCGGGAGCTCCTGCCCGGCCTGGCCGGGCTCCCGCCGCTCGACGTGGACGAGCCGGACGGTGAACGCGCCGGTGACGACCCCGGGGAGGAGGGGGGCGAGCCCTTCCGCTCAATCCCCGAGCAGCCCCGCCGCGGCGCCGTGCCCCTGGTCTACGGCTCCGCGCCCGACTCCGGACGGGACACCCACACCAGCATGCGCGTCCCCACCGAGGACGAACTCGCGGGCGGGGCGCACGGCACCGCGCGGGTGCCCCGCAGGCCGGGCGAGCCCCGGCCCGGTTCGGCCCGCCGCCGGGCGGAGGCCCTGCGCCGGCGCCGGATCCGGCTCGGTGTGGTCGTGGCGGGCCTGGTGGCGGTGGCCGGGCTCGGCGGCTGGCTGGCGGCCTCGGCCGACGGCGCCGTCACCGGCGACGGCCCCCGGCCCGCCGGGGGCGGGGGTACGGAGCACTCGGCGCCCCGGGCCCCGGCCCCCGGCGGGCCCGCCGTACCCGCCGGGGCGGCCCCGGCCACCGGAGCCCCCTGA
- the ftsE gene encoding cell division ATP-binding protein FtsE, translating to MIRFDNVSKSYPKQTRPALRDVSLEVEKGEFVFLVGSSGSGKSTFLRLLLREERATHGSVHVLGKDLARLSNWKVPQMRRQLGTVFQDFRLLPNKTVGENVAFALEVIGKPRAQIRKTVPEVLDLVGLGGKDDRMPGELSGGEQQRVAIARAFVNRPMLLIADEPTGNLDPQTSVGIMKLLDRINRTGTTVVMATHDQQIVDQMRKRVIELEKGRLVRDQSRGVYGYAH from the coding sequence GTGATCCGATTCGACAACGTATCCAAGTCCTACCCCAAGCAGACGAGGCCCGCGCTGCGGGATGTCTCGCTGGAGGTCGAGAAGGGCGAGTTCGTCTTCCTCGTGGGCTCCTCAGGCTCGGGCAAGTCCACCTTCCTGCGGCTGCTGCTCCGCGAGGAGCGGGCGACCCATGGCTCGGTGCACGTCCTGGGCAAGGACCTGGCACGGCTCTCCAACTGGAAGGTGCCGCAGATGCGGCGCCAGTTGGGCACCGTCTTCCAGGACTTCCGGCTGCTCCCCAACAAGACGGTCGGGGAGAACGTCGCCTTCGCCCTCGAAGTGATCGGCAAGCCGCGGGCGCAGATCCGCAAGACGGTCCCCGAGGTGCTGGACCTGGTCGGGCTGGGCGGCAAGGACGACCGGATGCCGGGCGAGCTCTCCGGCGGTGAGCAGCAGCGGGTGGCCATCGCCCGGGCGTTCGTCAACCGCCCGATGCTGCTGATCGCGGACGAGCCGACGGGCAACCTCGACCCGCAGACCTCGGTCGGCATCATGAAGCTGCTGGACCGGATCAACCGGACCGGTACGACCGTGGTGATGGCGACCCACGACCAGCAGATCGTCGACCAGATGCGCAAGCGCGTCATCGAGCTCGAGAAGGGCCGGCTGGTGCGCGACCAGTCGCGCGGTGTCTACGGCTACGCGCACTGA